The following proteins are co-located in the Brachybacterium sacelli genome:
- a CDS encoding glycerophosphodiester phosphodiesterase yields the protein MPALVGHRGAAAVEPENTVVSFRRAVAEGVQLLECDVHLSSDGADAVIHDATLDRTAQEDSPLRTGAVADLTRAQLDRVLVGSGQHIPTLTEVLDAAVRTEGSRVPLLVEIKAPGAAERVVRLLVEYFDEDVWDAPSPPAQIISFHPEALRTAREADPRIPLLLTTTTTSPEFFETAEDLGVAQIGVRIADARQVDVERTRALGIQLNLWTARSEEELARALELGCDTLTVDDPAWAFSLMAEPAQT from the coding sequence CTGCCTGCGCTGGTCGGCCACCGCGGGGCCGCGGCCGTGGAGCCGGAGAACACCGTGGTCTCCTTCCGGCGGGCCGTCGCCGAGGGCGTCCAGCTGCTCGAGTGCGATGTGCACCTCAGCAGCGACGGGGCCGACGCGGTCATCCATGACGCGACCCTCGACCGCACCGCGCAGGAGGACTCCCCGCTGCGCACCGGTGCCGTCGCGGACCTGACCCGCGCTCAGCTGGACCGGGTGCTGGTGGGCAGCGGCCAGCACATCCCGACCCTCACCGAGGTGCTCGACGCCGCGGTCCGCACGGAGGGCAGCCGCGTCCCGCTGCTGGTGGAGATCAAGGCACCGGGCGCCGCGGAGCGCGTCGTCCGTCTCCTGGTCGAGTACTTCGACGAGGACGTCTGGGACGCGCCGTCGCCCCCGGCGCAGATCATCTCCTTCCACCCGGAGGCACTGCGGACGGCGCGGGAGGCGGATCCGCGCATCCCGCTGCTGCTGACCACGACGACGACCTCCCCGGAGTTCTTCGAGACCGCGGAGGATCTCGGCGTCGCCCAGATCGGGGTGCGGATCGCCGATGCACGGCAGGTAGACGTCGAGCGGACTCGCGCACTCGGCATCCAGCTCAACCTCTGGACGGCCCGCTCCGAGGAGGAGCTGGCCCGTGCCCTGGAGCTGGGCTGCGACACCCTCACGGTGGATGACCCCGCGTGGGCGTTCTCTCTGATGGCCGAACCGGCGCAGACCTGA
- a CDS encoding ABC transporter substrate-binding protein, with translation MSLTLPPLSRRGLLAAMGVGAGAAGLAACGSPLGGGGGAESNIREGFTQADLTLPPEYEGRTPILFWAPFTAEIYEVVTAQFAEFNESQDEIVAIAESVGGYDDLVQKFTASLQARTVPDIVCFPEMQWLQFHTSDALAPLDGYFDDEWNTDVYIPNYVHEGIAGGETFVVPFARSTPLFYFNKTRYLEAGLPEEGPSTWEDLAEFAPELAKIEVEGRPLSAMAFSPDAWHGQADIWGFGGANSNEDFEVTINDEAGLEWLEWQRKFIHDDGFGYLAKDAGTDFQSGVTAGWRGSTAALTGQTVAADGKFEVGVAYMLSKEGEQKQVPTGGSGLSIVRTESQERQDACAELFRFLAGPEQSAAWHIGTGYVPIVQAAAETQAVQDLVAENPNYLVALNQLENARTADYTNWNAGRVTEIGAAQGRVYGDGTSAQEVLDTLAAELQEGLDEDREAYEAVDFQGWK, from the coding sequence ATGTCCCTTACCCTCCCCCCTCTCTCCCGTCGCGGTCTGCTCGCCGCGATGGGGGTCGGTGCCGGCGCCGCCGGCCTGGCCGCCTGCGGCTCGCCCCTGGGTGGGGGCGGCGGTGCCGAGAGCAACATCCGCGAGGGCTTCACGCAGGCGGACCTCACGCTGCCGCCCGAGTACGAGGGCCGCACCCCGATCCTGTTCTGGGCGCCCTTCACGGCGGAGATCTACGAGGTCGTCACCGCTCAGTTCGCCGAGTTCAACGAGTCCCAGGACGAGATCGTCGCGATCGCGGAATCCGTGGGCGGGTACGACGACCTGGTCCAGAAGTTCACCGCCTCGCTGCAGGCCCGCACCGTTCCGGACATCGTCTGCTTCCCCGAGATGCAGTGGCTCCAGTTCCACACCTCCGACGCGCTCGCGCCGCTGGACGGCTACTTCGACGACGAGTGGAACACCGACGTCTACATCCCGAACTACGTCCACGAGGGGATCGCCGGCGGCGAGACGTTCGTGGTGCCCTTCGCCCGTTCGACGCCGCTGTTCTACTTCAACAAGACGCGCTACCTCGAAGCGGGCCTGCCCGAGGAGGGCCCCAGCACCTGGGAGGACCTCGCCGAGTTCGCGCCCGAGCTGGCGAAGATCGAGGTGGAGGGCCGCCCGCTCTCTGCGATGGCGTTCTCCCCGGATGCCTGGCACGGGCAGGCGGACATCTGGGGCTTCGGCGGAGCGAACTCGAACGAGGACTTCGAGGTCACCATCAACGACGAGGCCGGGCTCGAGTGGCTCGAGTGGCAGCGGAAGTTCATCCACGACGACGGCTTCGGCTACCTCGCCAAGGACGCAGGCACCGATTTCCAGTCCGGGGTGACCGCCGGCTGGCGCGGTTCCACCGCCGCCCTGACCGGCCAGACCGTGGCGGCCGACGGGAAGTTCGAGGTGGGAGTGGCCTACATGCTCTCGAAGGAGGGGGAGCAGAAGCAGGTCCCGACCGGCGGTTCCGGCTTGTCCATCGTGCGCACCGAGTCCCAGGAGCGCCAGGACGCCTGCGCCGAGCTGTTCCGCTTCCTCGCGGGACCCGAGCAGTCCGCCGCCTGGCACATCGGCACCGGATACGTGCCGATCGTCCAGGCCGCCGCGGAGACCCAGGCCGTCCAGGACCTGGTCGCCGAGAACCCCAACTACCTGGTGGCCCTCAACCAGCTCGAGAACGCCCGCACCGCGGACTACACCAACTGGAACGCCGGTCGGGTCACCGAGATCGGGGCCGCCCAGGGTCGCGTGTACGGCGACGGCACGTCGGCGCAGGAGGTCCTGGACACCCTGGCCGCCGAGCTGCAGGAAGGCCTCGACGAGGACCGCGAGGCCTACGAGGCCGTCGACTTCCAGGGGTGGAAGTGA
- a CDS encoding carbohydrate ABC transporter permease, which produces MSALTLNSRKASEAADGPGINRGRRRGPRRPAWMTGLLIAGVLTTLAVFLIPLFWLFSSSLKPHGDIYSWPLQWIPTSLTVDNFVEAWNSAPFDRFFLNSIVTTAVGTFLEISLAILCAYAFVFVDFRFKKFAFALIIASLMLPGHVTLIVNYITVANLGWLNSYAGIILPGIASAFAMFLLYQFMRTLDKDILQAAEIDGAGHIRRMLTIVVPLSSPMILTATLIVMVGKWNEYVWPLIVTSTSTMRTLPIGLLFLRSQEGYSNWGVILAGAVFVSLPMLILFFLAQKRIIGGLAAGAMK; this is translated from the coding sequence ATGAGTGCCCTGACCCTGAATTCCCGGAAGGCCTCCGAGGCGGCCGACGGACCCGGCATCAACCGCGGTCGCCGCCGCGGCCCCCGTCGGCCGGCCTGGATGACCGGCCTGCTCATCGCCGGGGTGCTCACCACCCTCGCGGTGTTCCTCATCCCGCTGTTCTGGCTGTTCTCCTCCTCGCTGAAGCCGCACGGGGACATCTACTCCTGGCCTCTGCAGTGGATCCCGACCTCGCTGACGGTGGACAACTTCGTCGAGGCGTGGAATTCCGCGCCCTTCGACCGCTTCTTCCTCAACTCGATCGTCACCACCGCTGTGGGGACCTTCCTGGAGATCTCGCTGGCGATCCTGTGCGCCTATGCGTTCGTCTTCGTCGACTTCCGGTTCAAGAAGTTCGCGTTCGCGCTGATCATCGCCTCGCTGATGCTGCCGGGCCACGTGACGCTGATCGTCAACTACATCACCGTGGCGAACCTGGGCTGGCTGAACTCCTACGCGGGCATCATCCTGCCGGGCATCGCCAGCGCCTTCGCGATGTTCCTGCTGTACCAGTTCATGCGCACCCTGGACAAGGACATCCTGCAGGCCGCGGAGATCGACGGCGCAGGGCACATCCGGCGCATGCTCACCATCGTGGTGCCGCTGTCGAGCCCGATGATCCTCACCGCCACGCTGATCGTGATGGTCGGCAAGTGGAACGAGTACGTCTGGCCGCTGATCGTCACCTCCACCTCCACCATGCGCACCCTGCCCATCGGGCTGCTGTTCCTGCGCAGCCAGGAGGGCTACAGCAACTGGGGCGTGATCCTGGCCGGCGCCGTCTTCGTCTCCCTGCCGATGCTGATCCTCTTCTTCCTGGCCCAGAAGCGGATCATCGGCGGCCTCGCCGCGGGGGCCATGAAATGA
- a CDS encoding carbohydrate ABC transporter permease, translated as MSLAVRPHPDPGPSAPRGAEATGGSAGPSSSTPGSPGRSPAALRPRTSGQRRRRRRRDALLFGALIAPNLIAIIVFSYYPALYNIGLSFMEWDFVAPSPEFVGLENYLDLFTDPSFGQVLLNTLVFTGVSVVGSIVGGLLLGSLLATKVPLTGFAQTMAFAPHMLPGAAVGILWLFMFDPNYGLSRWLFSLVGASSPDWTTTSDWSLWAITIAYTWQRLGFVTVICYTAILDLPKDLYEAAALDGAHGGKLLRHLTLPLLSPIMFFLSITGIISAAQAFDIISIMTSGGPGVSSSTLSWMVYEEAFQKFDIGTASAAATVLLLILLAITYLQVRVGDRKVNYDS; from the coding sequence ATGTCACTCGCCGTCCGACCGCACCCCGATCCGGGACCCTCGGCCCCGCGCGGGGCCGAGGCGACCGGCGGCTCCGCGGGTCCGAGTTCCTCGACGCCCGGGTCGCCCGGCCGGAGCCCTGCAGCGCTCCGTCCTCGCACCTCCGGGCAGCGACGCCGTCGTCGGCGTCGCGACGCGCTGCTGTTCGGGGCGCTGATCGCCCCGAACCTGATCGCGATCATCGTCTTCTCCTACTACCCGGCCCTCTACAACATCGGGCTCAGCTTCATGGAGTGGGACTTCGTGGCGCCGAGCCCGGAGTTCGTCGGGCTGGAGAACTACCTCGATCTGTTCACCGACCCGAGCTTCGGTCAGGTGCTGCTGAACACTCTCGTCTTCACCGGGGTGAGCGTCGTCGGTTCGATCGTCGGCGGGCTCCTGCTGGGCAGCCTGCTGGCCACCAAGGTGCCGCTGACGGGATTCGCCCAGACCATGGCCTTCGCCCCGCACATGCTCCCCGGCGCGGCCGTCGGCATCCTGTGGCTGTTCATGTTCGACCCCAACTACGGCCTCTCCCGCTGGCTGTTCTCCCTGGTCGGCGCGAGCTCCCCGGACTGGACCACCACCTCGGACTGGTCGCTGTGGGCGATCACGATCGCCTACACCTGGCAGCGTCTCGGCTTCGTCACAGTCATCTGCTACACCGCGATCCTCGACCTCCCCAAGGACCTCTACGAGGCGGCGGCGCTCGACGGGGCGCACGGCGGGAAGCTGCTGCGCCACCTGACCCTGCCGCTGCTGAGCCCGATCATGTTCTTCCTCTCGATCACCGGGATCATCTCCGCCGCGCAGGCCTTCGACATCATCTCGATCATGACCAGCGGCGGTCCCGGGGTCTCCTCCAGCACGCTGAGCTGGATGGTCTACGAGGAGGCCTTCCAGAAGTTCGACATCGGCACCGCGTCGGCGGCCGCCACGGTGCTGCTCTTGATCCTGCTGGCCATCACGTACCTGCAGGTCCGCGTCGGCGACAGGAAGGTCAACTACGACTCATGA
- a CDS encoding LacI family DNA-binding transcriptional regulator, with product MTRPPTMEDVARAAGVSRSTVSRVFQGGGERVSPDAMIEVHEAAERLGYVHNLVASGLATRHGRQLGLLIRDATNPAYGHLHAEMNRAVEAAGRTLISVTAFRHDYGTAEVEGLNRLRGQRVAGIFVGTGVTAAEDLVEAVSAVPLMIVGRPNDHPLIESVSYDERSHGRMVAEQLAAAGHRRIAVLNAPLLYSRVFALRMRSLRERCHELGVETREVELLPVEQGVVRALDAAREEHLTCIACPVDYVALDLLRAAAERGVRVPEDVSTVGFDGMGDGLDLLGLATVRLPIAEVAHEAVARMGDLLVRAQESPKGPPAPLTDASPSARHAVHAGQFLPGRTLGPPAEHRRG from the coding sequence ATGACCAGACCACCGACGATGGAGGACGTGGCCCGCGCGGCCGGCGTCTCGCGCTCCACGGTCTCCCGCGTGTTCCAGGGCGGCGGCGAGCGAGTCTCCCCCGACGCGATGATCGAGGTGCACGAGGCCGCCGAACGCCTGGGGTACGTGCACAACCTGGTCGCGAGCGGACTCGCGACGCGGCACGGACGTCAGCTCGGACTGCTGATCCGGGACGCCACCAACCCCGCCTACGGGCACCTCCACGCAGAGATGAACCGCGCCGTGGAAGCCGCGGGCCGCACACTGATCTCCGTCACGGCCTTCCGCCACGACTACGGCACCGCCGAGGTCGAGGGGTTGAACCGCCTCCGGGGCCAGCGGGTCGCCGGCATCTTCGTCGGCACCGGGGTGACCGCCGCCGAGGACCTCGTCGAGGCCGTCTCCGCCGTCCCGCTGATGATCGTCGGCCGCCCCAATGACCACCCCTTGATCGAGTCCGTGAGCTACGACGAGCGCTCCCATGGCCGCATGGTTGCCGAGCAGCTCGCGGCGGCGGGCCACCGGCGGATCGCGGTGCTGAACGCTCCCCTGCTCTACTCGCGCGTGTTCGCGCTGCGGATGCGCAGCCTGCGCGAGCGCTGCCACGAGCTGGGGGTGGAGACCCGTGAGGTGGAGCTGCTGCCCGTGGAACAGGGGGTCGTGCGAGCGCTCGACGCAGCCCGGGAGGAGCATCTGACCTGCATCGCCTGCCCTGTGGACTACGTGGCGCTGGATCTGCTTCGTGCCGCGGCCGAGCGCGGGGTGCGGGTGCCCGAGGACGTGAGCACCGTGGGCTTCGACGGGATGGGCGACGGCCTGGACCTCCTCGGCCTGGCCACCGTGCGCCTGCCCATCGCGGAGGTCGCCCACGAGGCGGTGGCCCGGATGGGCGATCTGCTGGTCAGGGCGCAGGAGTCCCCCAAGGGGCCACCCGCACCGCTGACGGACGCCTCTCCGAGCGCACGTCACGCCGTGCACGCCGGGCAGTTCCTGCCGGGCCGCACCCTGGGGCCGCCGGCCGAGCATCGGCGAGGCTGA
- a CDS encoding LysR family transcriptional regulator translates to MRLEHLRSFEAVVRRGTFTRAAQELFLTQPSLSRQIATLETDVGTPLLERGHRGAVVTEAGRALLPIARRMLADAESARLELDELAGLRRGRVRLGAPPTLCVSLVADVLAEYSARHPEVELQVVEAGTLALMRQLQEGEVDLAVAITREDALEAEGAELVPLLREGLVVASAAARAPLVPEEITLAELAEVPQVAFNRSYDLRAATDRAFASRGLRAAIAVEGAEMDAVLRFVERGIGVAVVPAMVVVDRPGLRSSRLVDPELDRTVNLAYRSGVQLSAAAEAMRELVFETVLRTELPGVLRLDR, encoded by the coding sequence ATGAGGCTCGAGCACCTGCGCTCCTTCGAGGCGGTCGTCCGACGGGGCACCTTCACCCGGGCGGCCCAGGAGCTGTTCCTGACCCAGCCGTCGCTCTCCCGGCAGATCGCGACGCTCGAGACGGACGTCGGCACCCCTCTGCTGGAGCGCGGTCATCGCGGGGCGGTGGTGACGGAGGCGGGCCGGGCTCTGCTGCCGATCGCGCGGCGAATGCTCGCCGACGCGGAGAGCGCACGGCTCGAGCTCGACGAGCTCGCCGGGCTCCGCCGGGGACGGGTGCGGCTCGGCGCGCCGCCCACCCTGTGCGTCTCGCTGGTGGCCGACGTGCTCGCCGAGTACTCCGCTCGCCATCCCGAGGTGGAGCTGCAGGTCGTCGAGGCGGGCACGCTCGCGCTCATGCGGCAGCTGCAGGAGGGCGAGGTCGATCTCGCCGTCGCCATCACCCGGGAGGACGCGCTCGAGGCGGAGGGGGCGGAGCTCGTGCCGCTGCTGCGGGAGGGCCTGGTCGTGGCCTCCGCAGCCGCGCGGGCACCGCTGGTCCCCGAGGAGATCACCCTGGCCGAGCTGGCCGAGGTCCCGCAGGTCGCCTTCAACCGCAGCTACGACCTGCGAGCGGCGACCGACCGCGCCTTCGCGTCCCGTGGTCTGCGCGCCGCGATCGCCGTCGAGGGGGCGGAGATGGACGCGGTGCTGCGATTCGTCGAGCGGGGGATCGGGGTGGCGGTGGTCCCGGCGATGGTGGTGGTGGACCGCCCCGGGCTGCGTTCCTCGAGACTGGTGGACCCCGAGCTCGACCGCACCGTGAATCTCGCCTACCGCAGCGGGGTGCAGCTCTCGGCCGCGGCCGAGGCTATGCGGGAGCTGGTGTTCGAGACCGTCCTGCGCACCGAGCTGCCGGGGGTGCTGCGACTCGACCGGTGA
- a CDS encoding FAD-binding protein, whose product MSNDASHERLISTSVLVIGTGGAGLRASIELAERGVQVLTVGKRRTHDAHTTLAAGGINAALGTMDAEDSWQQHAADTLRESYFLAEPEIVETVTKNAERGIEDLVRWGMPFAREEDGRLSQRFFGAHTYRRTCYAGDYTGLEIQRTLMRRAAELDVPIIDTVYITRLLVADGTIFGAYGFDIVTGQGVQIQADAVILAAGGHTRIWRVTSSRRDENTGDSFRLAALAGGRIRDAELVQFHPSGLLEPDDAAGTLVSEAARGEGGVLRNALGERFMERYDAERLELSTRDRVALANYTEITEGRGTEHGGVLLDVSHLPREQILAKLPRVYRTLIDLQMLDISTTPVEVAPTAHYSMGGVWVQAADHGTGVAGLYAIGEASSGLHGANRLGGNSLIELLVYGRITGQAAAEFASGRTLVRRDPGAVQEAREEQAALLGGGGIEVPRRLQREVRDVMTAHAGVVRDEEGLQAGLEKIAAIEERAGHVTAHPDVAGFDDLAHAFDLKGSLLAARATLECALERRETRGCHNRADFPEQDPRLRGSMVWTPDGGVAFEPLPEIPEEIRALAEQRLDDSPRGKLVE is encoded by the coding sequence ATGAGCAACGACGCATCGCACGAACGGCTGATCTCCACCTCCGTCCTCGTCATCGGCACCGGCGGCGCCGGTCTGCGCGCCTCGATCGAGCTCGCGGAGCGCGGCGTGCAGGTGCTGACCGTCGGCAAGCGCCGCACGCACGACGCCCACACCACCCTCGCCGCCGGCGGCATCAACGCCGCCCTCGGCACCATGGACGCCGAGGACTCGTGGCAGCAGCACGCCGCGGACACCCTGCGAGAGTCCTACTTCCTGGCCGAGCCCGAGATCGTCGAGACGGTCACGAAGAACGCCGAGCGCGGCATCGAGGACCTGGTCCGCTGGGGGATGCCCTTCGCCCGGGAGGAGGACGGCCGCCTCTCCCAGCGCTTCTTCGGCGCGCACACGTACCGGCGCACCTGCTACGCCGGCGACTACACGGGCCTGGAGATCCAGCGCACCCTGATGCGCCGAGCCGCCGAGCTGGACGTGCCGATCATCGACACCGTCTACATCACCCGGCTGCTGGTGGCCGACGGCACGATCTTCGGCGCCTACGGCTTCGACATCGTCACCGGCCAGGGCGTGCAGATCCAGGCCGACGCGGTGATCCTCGCCGCCGGTGGCCACACCCGCATCTGGCGCGTGACCTCCTCGCGGCGCGACGAGAACACCGGCGACTCCTTCCGCCTCGCCGCCCTGGCCGGCGGCCGGATCCGCGACGCCGAGCTCGTCCAGTTCCACCCCTCCGGCCTGCTCGAGCCCGACGACGCCGCCGGCACGCTGGTCTCCGAGGCGGCCCGTGGTGAGGGCGGCGTGCTGCGCAACGCCCTCGGCGAGCGGTTCATGGAGCGATACGACGCCGAACGGCTGGAGCTGTCCACCCGCGACCGGGTGGCGCTGGCCAACTACACCGAGATCACAGAGGGTCGCGGCACCGAGCACGGCGGCGTGCTCCTCGACGTCTCCCACCTGCCGCGCGAGCAGATCCTCGCCAAGCTCCCGCGCGTCTACCGCACCCTGATCGACCTGCAGATGCTCGACATCTCCACCACCCCCGTCGAGGTCGCGCCCACGGCGCACTACTCCATGGGCGGCGTGTGGGTGCAGGCGGCGGACCACGGCACCGGGGTCGCAGGGCTCTACGCGATCGGCGAGGCCTCCTCCGGCCTGCACGGCGCGAACCGGCTCGGCGGCAACTCCCTCATCGAGCTGCTGGTCTACGGCCGGATCACCGGGCAGGCCGCCGCCGAGTTCGCGTCCGGCCGCACCCTGGTGCGGCGCGATCCGGGCGCCGTCCAGGAGGCCCGCGAGGAGCAGGCCGCGCTGCTCGGCGGCGGGGGCATCGAGGTGCCGCGCCGGCTGCAGCGCGAGGTCCGTGACGTGATGACCGCGCACGCGGGCGTGGTGAGGGACGAGGAGGGCCTGCAGGCCGGCCTCGAGAAGATCGCTGCGATCGAAGAGCGGGCAGGCCACGTCACCGCGCACCCCGACGTGGCCGGGTTCGACGATCTCGCCCACGCCTTCGACCTCAAGGGCTCCCTCCTCGCCGCACGCGCCACGCTCGAGTGCGCCCTGGAGCGCCGCGAGACCCGCGGCTGCCACAACCGCGCGGACTTCCCGGAGCAGGATCCCCGGCTGCGCGGTTCGATGGTGTGGACCCCGGACGGCGGTGTCGCCTTCGAACCGCTGCCCGAGATCCCGGAGGAGATCCGCGCCCTGGCCGAACAGCGCCTGGATGACTCCCCGCGGGGCAAGCTCGTCGAGTGA
- a CDS encoding VOC family protein, whose product MRITKKFMVLDAPDPRVEAEFWASVLGGRVGVVDAGPFAGWHDVIVDGETALGVQYAPDHVAPTWPTTDPSAQHQQIHPDLYVLREDVGTATQEVLDLGAHMLQEAEDASAPLGFHVLADPAGHPFCLCWD is encoded by the coding sequence ATGCGCATCACGAAGAAGTTCATGGTCCTGGACGCCCCGGATCCCCGGGTCGAGGCGGAGTTCTGGGCGTCCGTGCTGGGCGGACGCGTCGGCGTCGTCGACGCGGGACCCTTCGCCGGCTGGCACGACGTCATCGTGGACGGGGAGACCGCACTCGGCGTGCAATACGCCCCGGACCACGTCGCTCCCACTTGGCCGACCACCGACCCGTCGGCCCAGCACCAGCAGATCCATCCCGATCTCTACGTGCTCCGCGAGGACGTGGGCACCGCGACCCAGGAGGTCCTGGACCTCGGTGCGCACATGCTCCAGGAGGCCGAGGACGCGTCGGCCCCGCTGGGTTTCCACGTGCTCGCGGATCCTGCCGGGCACCCCTTCTGCCTCTGCTGGGACTGA
- a CDS encoding ferritin, giving the protein MKMSNDLEKKFQDQITLEFAASITYRQLAIEADEQDLPGIAAWLRHQADEEIVHANKFIQHVSDRDNHAAIGTINAPGVKPRLSVLEIFEAALAHEQKVSEAIRELYRSADKEGDYDSRPLLNWFVDEQIEEESTVSEIIGRVKLIGEEGSGILRLDAELGARPAESTEADEG; this is encoded by the coding sequence ATGAAGATGAGCAATGACCTTGAGAAGAAGTTCCAGGACCAGATCACCCTCGAGTTCGCGGCGTCGATCACCTATCGACAGCTCGCGATCGAGGCCGACGAGCAGGACCTCCCCGGCATCGCCGCGTGGCTGCGCCACCAGGCCGACGAGGAGATCGTCCACGCCAACAAGTTCATCCAGCACGTCTCCGACCGCGACAACCACGCCGCGATCGGCACGATCAACGCGCCGGGCGTGAAGCCGCGACTGTCGGTGCTGGAGATCTTCGAGGCCGCCCTCGCCCATGAGCAGAAGGTCTCCGAAGCGATCCGCGAGCTGTACCGCAGCGCCGACAAGGAAGGCGACTACGACTCCCGCCCCCTGCTGAACTGGTTCGTCGACGAGCAGATCGAGGAGGAGTCCACGGTCTCCGAGATCATCGGCCGCGTGAAGCTGATCGGCGAGGAGGGCTCCGGCATCCTGCGCCTGGACGCCGAGCTGGGTGCGCGCCCCGCCGAGTCCACCGAGGCCGACGAGGGCTGA
- a CDS encoding VOC family protein: MSAPQFSSYISFPGNAAEAFEYYREVFGGELDLMTYDDIPDLSGFPFTPPAGSVAHAQLHGGLVTLAGGDGISAPGEELPPLESDVYSFLVGLDRVDDAHALIETLTSSGAKIAMPFELAPWGDHYGQVKDRFGVLWALVVAGAPPA, from the coding sequence ATGTCCGCCCCGCAGTTCAGCTCCTACATCAGCTTCCCGGGGAACGCCGCCGAAGCTTTCGAGTACTACCGCGAGGTGTTCGGCGGTGAGCTCGACCTCATGACGTACGACGACATCCCCGACCTGTCCGGCTTCCCGTTCACCCCGCCCGCGGGCTCGGTGGCGCACGCCCAGCTGCACGGTGGCCTGGTGACCCTCGCCGGTGGGGACGGCATCAGCGCCCCGGGGGAAGAGCTGCCTCCCCTCGAGTCCGACGTCTATTCGTTCCTCGTGGGACTCGATCGCGTGGACGACGCGCATGCCCTCATCGAGACCCTCACCTCATCCGGGGCGAAGATCGCCATGCCGTTCGAGCTCGCCCCGTGGGGCGACCACTACGGGCAGGTGAAGGACCGCTTCGGCGTACTCTGGGCGCTCGTCGTCGCTGGAGCGCCCCCGGCCTGA
- a CDS encoding MerR family transcriptional regulator, producing MRIGELARRTGVSQRALRYYEEHGLLSPDRRPSGYRVYSQEDVASVQRIRTLLAAGLSTAQILEALPCIVDDDGRLIPGCEGLVEGLAQQRDRIDGAIDELRDTRAALDSIITRGQRAAGPLRRTTGQG from the coding sequence ATGCGCATCGGGGAACTCGCACGCCGCACGGGCGTCAGCCAGCGTGCGCTGCGCTATTACGAGGAGCACGGGCTGCTGTCCCCGGACCGACGGCCGAGTGGCTATCGCGTGTACAGCCAGGAGGACGTCGCCTCCGTCCAGCGGATCAGGACTCTCCTCGCCGCCGGACTGAGCACCGCTCAGATCCTCGAAGCGCTCCCGTGCATCGTCGACGACGACGGTCGGCTGATTCCGGGTTGCGAAGGCTTGGTGGAGGGGCTCGCGCAACAGCGCGACCGGATCGACGGGGCCATCGACGAGCTCAGGGACACCCGCGCCGCCCTCGACTCGATCATCACCCGTGGACAGCGCGCGGCCGGACCTCTGCGACGCACCACCGGTCAGGGCTGA
- a CDS encoding NAD(P)-dependent oxidoreductase, with protein MTTATVLGLGQMGHALAAALTRSHHPTTVWNRTSGKAHDLDVTVASTPAEAVSASPLVIVCLPDYEVVRTVLDPLPLSGSTVVNVSGGSPEQAREIDAWAAEKGIDYIDGVIVATPEVIGSPAAALYYSGRRDAYETHRSTLAAFGENAIHLGDDVGMASAFDASLQSMLWTSMSGVVHMFALASAENISAQDIAGSAKTMLALFPDMIDLLAEQVDAGRFPADGASIAATAAVLDHILSTLHSNGLDDGVLRAVRADLHQAIEAGHGSEGFGRLSTLAAR; from the coding sequence ATGACCACCGCAACTGTGCTCGGACTCGGCCAGATGGGACATGCCCTCGCCGCGGCACTCACCCGCTCCCACCATCCCACCACCGTCTGGAACCGCACCTCGGGGAAAGCGCACGATCTCGACGTGACGGTTGCGTCGACTCCTGCGGAGGCGGTCTCCGCCAGCCCGCTCGTCATCGTGTGCCTTCCGGATTACGAGGTGGTGCGAACCGTCCTGGATCCTCTGCCCTTGTCAGGGAGCACTGTGGTGAACGTCAGCGGAGGCTCGCCAGAGCAGGCCCGCGAGATCGACGCGTGGGCGGCCGAGAAGGGCATCGACTACATCGACGGTGTGATCGTGGCGACGCCCGAGGTCATCGGCAGCCCCGCCGCGGCGCTCTACTACAGCGGGCGCCGCGACGCGTATGAGACGCACAGATCGACCCTCGCCGCGTTCGGGGAGAACGCGATCCACCTCGGAGACGACGTCGGCATGGCTTCCGCATTCGACGCCTCTCTCCAGAGCATGCTCTGGACCTCGATGAGCGGCGTAGTGCACATGTTCGCTCTCGCCTCCGCGGAGAACATCTCGGCCCAGGACATTGCCGGCTCCGCCAAGACGATGCTCGCTCTCTTCCCGGACATGATCGACCTGCTCGCCGAGCAGGTCGATGCAGGCCGCTTCCCCGCCGACGGGGCCTCGATCGCCGCGACGGCGGCGGTCCTGGACCACATCCTGAGCACCCTCCACAGCAACGGCCTCGACGACGGCGTGCTCCGTGCCGTGCGGGCGGACCTGCACCAGGCGATCGAGGCGGGGCACGGGTCCGAGGGGTTCGGTCGGCTCTCCACTCTCGCGGCCCGCTAG